A section of the Deinococcus taeanensis genome encodes:
- the dprA gene encoding DNA-processing protein DprA — MTSSLFSPPEAAPTDERLALLTLRFTPHLGPRRIEALRAHFGSAAAALAASHRAMQAVPGLDRRAADALGDPEALKRANEEWRRAAEQQVTLLFRGLSGYPAALDALSDPPPVLWVRGPLPELPAVPRAVGIVGTRAASPGAQAFTRMLAADLARAEVTVISGLARGVDTAAHGAAVDAGGLSVAVLGSAVNIIYPRENARLAGRLTLLSEYPLGTGPAQHHFPTRNRLIAALSAGTVVVEGERKSGSLITATHALECGRTVFAVPGRAGDPRAAGPHQLLREGAVLTEGAADILQELGWTAGPAAPVPELQLEQARVLSALAGPMTLDDLQVQAALPLAEVQTALVMLQLLGLAEEVGGRWVRR, encoded by the coding sequence GTGACCAGCTCCCTCTTCAGCCCGCCAGAGGCCGCCCCCACCGACGAACGGCTGGCGCTGCTGACGCTGCGCTTCACTCCACACCTGGGGCCGCGGCGTATTGAAGCGCTGCGCGCGCATTTCGGCAGCGCCGCTGCCGCCCTCGCCGCCTCGCACCGTGCCATGCAGGCTGTGCCGGGGCTGGACCGCCGTGCCGCGGACGCCCTGGGCGACCCCGAGGCGCTGAAGCGGGCGAACGAGGAATGGCGCAGGGCGGCGGAACAGCAGGTGACGCTGCTGTTCCGGGGCCTGTCCGGCTACCCGGCGGCGCTGGACGCCCTGAGCGATCCGCCACCTGTCCTGTGGGTGCGGGGCCCTCTGCCGGAGCTGCCTGCGGTGCCCCGCGCGGTGGGCATCGTCGGCACGCGGGCGGCCAGTCCGGGCGCGCAGGCGTTCACACGGATGCTGGCTGCAGACCTGGCCCGCGCTGAGGTGACGGTGATCAGCGGGCTGGCCCGCGGCGTGGACACGGCCGCCCACGGCGCCGCGGTGGACGCCGGTGGCCTCAGCGTGGCGGTGCTGGGCAGCGCCGTGAATATCATCTATCCGCGCGAGAACGCCCGTCTGGCCGGCCGGCTGACCCTGCTGAGCGAATACCCGCTGGGCACCGGACCCGCCCAGCATCACTTTCCAACCCGGAACCGGCTGATTGCCGCGCTGAGCGCCGGTACGGTCGTGGTGGAAGGGGAACGTAAATCAGGGTCGCTGATCACGGCCACGCACGCCCTGGAATGCGGACGCACCGTGTTTGCCGTGCCGGGGCGTGCCGGGGACCCGCGGGCCGCGGGCCCTCACCAGCTGCTGCGCGAGGGCGCGGTGCTGACCGAGGGTGCCGCGGACATCCTGCAGGAACTCGGGTGGACTGCGGGACCGGCGGCACCTGTGCCAGAGCTGCAGCTCGAGCAGGCGCGGGTGCTGTCCGCCCTGGCCGGGCCAATGACCCTGGATGACCTGCAGGTACAGGCCGCCCTGCCGCTCGCAGAGGTACAGACGGCGCTGGTGATGCTGCAGCTGCTGGGCCTGGCGGAGGAGGTTGGGGGCCGTTGGGTGCGGCGCTGA